A window of the Brassica napus cultivar Da-Ae chromosome A2, Da-Ae, whole genome shotgun sequence genome harbors these coding sequences:
- the LOC106397520 gene encoding uncharacterized protein LOC106397520, translating to MNFFYNGFYPPIKAPNRFKVDLTKFFDTMRSWGLAHAHLDDVLAHIRETLYCFPWMKSDPVANLLNLTGDVEYIYKGNSFKAFITIYLPESYPKDPPQAWVVCEDGITGINHKQMHVAANGSVSIPYLWDWDGKSSTLLQFILHMSVEFTSQPPTFVIDVGIYLSDNQRELLKIIIDYGIMHLYDEIFKITPARTYAFFDEVARRYPPVLVDLAGHIRTSKRGVKNFIDIVAELLGQPSKTISTVDVADHSFLP from the exons ATGAACTTCTTCTACAATGGATTCTATCCTCCAATCAAAGCTCCCAACCGATTTAAG GTAGACCTTACTAAATTTTTTGACACCATGAGGAGTTGGGGTCTTGCTCATGCCCACTTGGATGATGTCTTGGCACATATCAGGGAAACACTCTATTGTTTCCCGTGGATGAAATCCGACCCAGTGGCTAATCTGCTCAACTTAACTGGTGATGTTGAGTATATCTACAAGGGAAACTctttcaaagcttttatcaCCATTTATCTACCAGAGTCTTATCCTAAGGATCCTCCTCAAGCGTGGGTAGTCTGCGAAGACGGTATTACGGGAATCAACCATAAGCAAATGCATGTAGCTGCCAATGGTAGCGTCAGTATTCCATATCTATGGGATTGGGATGGCAAGAGTTCCACGCTTTTACAATTTATCTTGCATATGTCCGTTGAATTTACGTCTCAGCCACCTACCTTCGTCATTGATGTTGGCATCTATTTATCTGATAATCAg agggAGTTATTGAAGATCATAATCGACTACGGGATCATGCATCTCTACGATGAAATTTTCAAGATAACACCCGCAAGGACATATGCTTTCTTCGATGAG GTTGCTAGACGATATCCTCCGGTTTTAGTGGATCTAGCTGGCCACATCAGGACTAGCAAAAGAGGTGTGAAAAATTTCATTGACATTGTGGCAGAGTTACTTGGACAACCTTCCAAGACCATAAGTACAGTGGATGTTGCGGATCATAGTTTCCTCCCATGA
- the LOC106397526 gene encoding UPF0725 protein At2g20620-like, with amino-acid sequence MSDAVLKKGDSNTLSDKELDAAVLPPDQPLNELTPPSYADSNTMSVKELGASLPPPPPPPPPPTYKPSAQGFVDFYPPPYQDPFTDWGPPPSGRISWSPVAIKLPSTSILLPEPKPGKRSLYMQSPTPSDLVYGRTYYHTYTPSPTYSPTAPGGYSYSQSQDAMHAKPLLFAKIALHCYNLEKGTHFERLGLPRDYDQTLEARDPARNYTCRFETNVRLATENKDCFHVVTTRCRPLPPPPPPGEDGFQCGFDTLSVDELFKGNMPDWLPDDYATSTLLLQYYEMKESEVEQAKEWLHLYAELALYTKKQTDPFMFERSKPLELGKVVVQTRGVVDSLKEVELLDNAVFFITFKTSCGDVWKGIIRRTSDGIPEHLSLEAKCFM; translated from the exons ATGTCCGACGCGGTGCTGAAGAAGGGAGATAGTAACACCTTGAGTGATAAG GAACTCGATGCTGCTGTTCTACCACCAGACCAGCCGTTAAATGAATTAACACCACCAAGTTATGCTGACAGTAACACAATGAGTGTTAAG GAACTCGGTGCTTCTCTACCGCCAccaccgccgccgccgccgccgccgacCTACAAGCCATCAGCACAAGGTTTTGTTGACTTTTATCCACCACCATATCAGGATCCTTTCACTGATTGGGGACCTCCTCCCTCCGGCCGCATCAGTTGGAGTCCAGTGGCCATAAAATTGCCTTCTACTTCTATTCTTCTACCG GAACCCAAACCGGGCAAGCGGTCGTTATATATGCAGTCACCAACTCCATCTGACTTGGTATATGGAAGAACCTATTACCATACGTACACTCCGAGTCCAACTTATAGTCCCACTGCCCCTGGCGGTTACAGTTACTCTCAATCTCAGGATGCTATGCACGCCAAGCCACTGCTCTTTGCTAAAATCGCACTCCATTGCTACAATCTCGAAAAG ggGACACACTTTGAACGTTTGGGTCTGCCTCGAgattatgaccagaccttagaGGCAAGGGATCCAGCACGCAATTACACTTGCAGGTTTGAAACAAACGTTCGGCTTGCAACTGAGAATAAAGATTGCTTCCATGTTGTCACAACCCGCTGCAGGCCCTTGCccccacctcctcctccag GGGAAGATGGATTCCAATGTGGATTTGACACACTCTCCGTGGATGAGCTTTTCAAAGGCAACATGCCCGATTGGTTGCCTGATGACTATGCCACTAGTACGCTGCTGCTGCAATACTACGAG ATGAAAGAATCAGAGGTGGAACAAGCCAAAGAATGGCTTCATCTTTACGCTGAACTAGCCTTGTACACCAAGAAGCAGACGGACCCG TTCATGTTTGAGCGTTCAAAGCCCCTGGAGCTCGGAAAGGTTGTTGTGCAAACCAGAGGAGTTGTCGACTCTCTGAAAGAGGTCGAGCTGTTGGATAATGCAGTCTTCTTCATAACCTTCAAAACAAGTTGCGGTGATGTCTGGAAAGGTATCATCAGGAGGACAAGCGATGGGATTCCAGAGCATCTATCCCTTGAAGCCAAGTGCTTCATGTGA
- the LOC106422505 gene encoding UPF0725 protein At2g20620-like, whose protein sequence is MLTLRAWDLARGCFCKFETKVWYPTQKKDCFHVITSRCRTLPPLPPEKEEKEESGFDILSLDELFKGNMPDWLPGDSKLHYYEMKESEVEQAKEWLLLYAELAWYTKKQTDPFMFEYGKPLELRKITVQTKEVVDSMKNVKLDNAVFYISFRTRCGVVCKGVIRRTRDGRPEHLSVEAKCFM, encoded by the exons ATGTTGACATTACGAGCATGGGATCTAGCTAGAGGTTGCTTTTGCAAGTTTGAAACAAAAGTTTGGTATCCCACTCAGAAAAAAGATTGCTTCCATGTTATCACATCCCGCTGCAGAACCTTGCCCCCACTTCCTCcag AAAAGGAGGAAAAGGAAGAAAGTGGATTTGACATACTTTCCTTGGATGAACTATTCAAAGGCAACATGCCCGATTGGTTGCCTGGTGACAGTAAGCTGCATTACTACGAG ATGAAAGAATCAGAGGTGGAACAAGCCAAAGAATGGCTTCTTCTTTACGCTGAACTAGCCTGGTACACCAAGAAGCAGACGGACCCG TTCATGTTTGAGTATGGAAAGCCACTTGAGCTGCGAAAGATAACTGTTCAAACCAAAGAAGTTGTCGACTCAATGAAAAACGTAAAGTTGGATAATGCAGTTTTCTATATTAGCTTCCGGACAAGGTGCGGTGTTGTCTGCAAAGGTGTCATAAGGAGAACAAGGGATGGGAGGCCCGAGCATTTATCCGTTGAAGCCAAGTGTTTCATGTGA